CATTGTCAGAACTTTCATAATTCCTTTGTGATGATGTATCTTGATGGTTGAAAGTTGTTAATAACAACAATCGAACTGTAAAGTGCAAGTAAACCCTTACTAGAAAAACTTTCTGCAACTCATTCTACATCATCAAATTGGCAGGTCGGAGCAGCAGATTTTACACCGCATGATGACCATTTTGTAATGGTTGATAAAGATGTTGATATTGGCAGAAGAGGATCCAGGTTTTCTGTTAGGACAACCGAAGAACTAAAAGATCCTGACCTTGCCTCCTCAACTGCAGCATTGCATTCGCTTGGTATGACATTTAATATACTCAACTGCAGCATTACAGGCCTCTTAATTGATGAGTCTTTCTGGTTGTGGTACTTGTCATGAAAAGGGAATCATGTGTACTGCTGGTGAAATCCTGATGAGCTGTTGTGCTTTTAGGGCAATCTTTCTTCTAATCACCTGGATATGCTCTTGTTGATAAATCAGAAATTCTTGGCACTTATACATGGCATTTATCATGATCTGTGTTTTGTGAGCTTTGTAGTCTGGTAGAACTACAGACATATCACTATGCAAATAAGAgcacaaaagacagaatagttcaATGGTTAATTAACTTGTCACTGGTAATAGACAGGACAATGACGACTTTGATGTGATACATCTTAAGAACCAGAACCATGGTTTCAACTCTTCTGCATTGTTTTGCTAAACTTTATTGGAATCCTTTCGTACTTCAATAAGTTGCAATTTTGTTTTGCTACATCCAAGGGCAATTTCTTTTACTTTCGAACTCCATGGTGAATTAAGCTAGCGTTATTTCTCTTTATTCGCTTATATATGTTTGAACTTCGAACTGTTAAAGACAACATCAAAAGTTTGCTACCTTAGTCTTCTTTTTAGCTTTTGTCCACTTGGATCAAATACACAGCGGTTGTGGCCATTTCTTCAGTCTCATATAAATTAATTTCTCATTCTTCAATTCCCAATGCAAATTCTCCTTGAATAATAGAATTATCCAGTTAGTTGCTCCATAATTTCTTCATTTGCCATTTCAATTTTCAATCCATGCAGGCTGTAGCCTAGGCACTCCTTGTTGAAAATTTTAAGGCTAAAATTACAGGAAAAAAATGGTTTATCTCTGTATTAGGTTCTCCTGGTAAGGAAAGAGTAGTTTACCATGGTGACACTAAGAAGAGCAAAGATCTCTCTGTGACGGTTCCATTTTGGTCATGCTGCAGACTCTGTTGGCATTCAAGCTCCCAAAAAAAGGAAAAGTTGGCTGTTTTTGAATATGGTTGTTTTCCCCTCAAACTACAATTTCAGGAGCATTGCCTTATATTGAAGAAATAAATGTGCTACTTGTTTGCCAAGGATTTAGTGATAACTTGCACCAAAATGTGTATCAGATGTTTCTTTTATGATCAAGATAGTCCTATTTGTTTGTGCTTTGTAATATTTTATAATGGTCACAATTTGTTTCACCTTGATGGTTTCAGGTTACCCTGTTGCTGATAGGCACAGTAACATTGGAAAAGATGCAGGAGAAGGAAAGTTGCGTTCTTTTGCAAGAGCATTGGTATCGTTCCTTGTAAAAATGCTATCCTTCTTGCGTATCTTACGGTCTAGACAAGATAGGAGGTTAGAGAATGTTCATCCATCAGATGCATTGGACTTGACATACAATAATAATTCAACTATGGAAACCATCAATGAAAACTGCATCACTTCTTACATGGAACGTCTTCAAAAGCTTGAGTTGATCATGAATGAGCTTAGCAACAAGCCTGCAGAGATTCCTCAAGAAAAAGAACACATGATCCTGGATTCAATAGACAGGATAAAGTGTGTAGAGTATGATCTTCACAAGACAAATAAAGTAAGTCCTCTCATGTCAGATGATGACCACAGATAATACTATATGGTAATTCCATCAGAATGTTTTGGTTATGTGAGATAACCACATATGTTGTCTGGTGATTCAATCGGATATAGTTTGGTTTTGCACATTACTCTAAGCATTTtggataagtgcttgtaattttcTGAAAATCTTGATTCATGAAGTTCACTAGATGCTCTCAATGCTATAGTGCAAGTACTAGGCCGGTCAAAGGCACATAATCTATCTGCTGTTAAAACATTATGTCGAGTCACAGATGGCATAATCAATCAGGCCTGGGAGAGTGACCTTCATTTCTATAAAATCTTTATTAGGTTTGGGTTGTTAAAACTGATTTGTTTCCCTTATCAAACAATACTTTTTATGCCTTTCTTTGTTATCTTTTTGTAGATTGTCCTGTTGCTAATCTTTAAATACGTAAATGCTATTTTAGTTTTAGGGAAAAATCAGCTATGGCTGCTAACAGACTTTGATCAACCCAGCAACATTTTTTTTTCTAGTCAATATATATCTGGATCACATGCAAGCATTGCCTGCTCTACCACGCAATATCTAAACTTTCTGTTTCCTTATGCTTGTATTTCCAAATGAACTTGATTTCTTGTGTCGTTTACACTTTGTTTTAATATCATTTTCATCATCAGGTACTGCAAGCGGCTGTGATGAAGCAAACAGAGATCGAAGCAACCATGGAAGCCCTAAAAGACTCCAATATTAGGGTAAGCTAAAAGCAGACTAGAGGAAATAATTCATATGAAGTTTGTGCTAAAAATACTTTATGCAGTTGGCAAAATTCCTAACTTTTTGTTAATACCTCAAATCCATTTTTCTTTAGAAAAACttagatgattttaatttttttttcagaaaGTGAATCTCATTATTGCTTGTGAGTTTGCATGGCTTCTTTCTGCTAAATGCTTCAGCTTTAATACTTAGATCTAAGTTCCTTTTTTCATTTAGTGAAAACAGCTTACAAGACATCAAATTTGGAGTTTCTTAGATATGTAGTACAGTTCAAATTATTCAACTGTCAATTTAATTTTCTAGTTTTGCTTAGATCATCGTGCCAGAATTCTTCTCTTATTTCTTGAGAGTACTTTGAGCGTATGAATGCTGGTCTTGTTGGTAAAGCAAACTATTGGTAAGATAAGTACACACAATGAATCATTATGCTTGGAGCTCACAAGTAAAGCATCTTAATATATTTTTGGATTTCTCAGAAACTTGACATCCTGTTCGTCTGTCAAGTTAAAATTGCTGGAGTCTCCTTGCTTCCAAGTTCCAATATACTTGCATCGATATTTGACAGTTtttgttatcattaattcatcattTTAGTGAAATTATGATGAGCAGTGGAGATATTTAAAACATTTTATCAGAAAGTACTAAAAGATTAAATCAAGGGCATATTAGATTTGTTAGTCTAAGAGATGTTTCTTATGAATAAGGGGCGAGATGGTTAAAACAGCAAGTGTATTTGGTGTTCTGTGTGAAATCTGAACAGTGCTGTTCCTTGTGTAGAATTCTGATGATACGTAATGGATCATGATGCTATATTTAAGATTAACATATTCAAGAAATGACTGCAATTGGGATAAGAAGAATGGGACAGATAAGTGACACTGTCAGaagagaaaaacaagagaaatgaTTTCTTTCGTGCAGTTGGAAGTCATGCCAATTCTGGTAAGATCAGAGAAGTTGTAAGATGTTCAATTGGTATTGAAAGAAGAGCTACAACTGCGTTGATACCTGAAAAGGAAGAATCCACAAGCTTGGAAGGAGACTATTTGATCATATGGTGGGACAGAACATGATGATCCTGCAGTGACCTGATGTGTTGTGGTTATGACTAGGATTCATCCGGCAAGCTCCATATTTGAGAAAACAGATATTCTCTTTTGATTTTTCATTATTATAATCTTAGCTACTTGGTCAAACTTTATTCTTAGTCATTTTTATAATAGAGAAATATCCTTGATTGAAACTGATCGATTTCCGTGGAGTAAGATATGCATTACCTTTATAAGTTGTCATTCAACTTTGCTCTTTGGTATAGGCATAATACTCTATTTACTACAACGGGATTTCAATATCCATCACTTCGAATACTTTGTCAGTCTGTGTGTTTTGCAGTTAAAATTTTGTTACTAGTGAAATTGCAGTTCTGGTATTGGCTATTTGGCAGAAAACTAAAACTAATCCTAACGAGCTTGACTTTCTATTTCTCTGCAGGGGAAATTTTGTTGATATCTGAAGAAGAATAGCTGTACATCGATGAAACATTTATAAGGTCTGCAGCAAAGAGAATGATTTCTACCATTCTTtacgttttcttttcttttactttgACTAAACTGCATGCGAATTGTTATGAGCAGATTGTTTATGGCATCAAATCAGGGGAAGAGGGTGTAGAAAGAGGAAAGGGAAAAAAGGAAGCATATCACAGATAACATATATTCTGAAAAAATTTTGGGTTTCATATTGTCTCTTTCCACCTGTTATTACTATGTATAAATTTAGACGCAATGCGAGAATATTATGCCTCTTCTTTTACACTTGAAGGGGGACCCATTGGTTCCTTCAAATTCTGGCCTACTTCAATACGATTTCTTCGTTGAGGAGCATTGGAAACAAAAATATGATGTTTGGTTTTCAAAATTAGATTTTATCTGTAACACATGTCGAATCCAACATTAGAAGGCAGGCTCTCTGTTGTTTTTGGCATAGTTGGAACAAACACTTGTACAAGTCTGTCATACACATTGTTGTTTATGATCCATATCCGACCTTTAtatcttgataaaaaaaatcagCTTATGCTGTGCACAGATGCTTTGCTAGTGACGAAATCTAACATAGTTGAGAAAGAGTTGCTGATAATTTGTTCAGTGCTGTAAGAATCTGTGACAAAGACCGATCTCTCTCATAATCTTTGCATGTAAATTCTCATAATCTTTGCATGTAAGCAAATCATGCCCTCTTATTGTCAGTGACAGGTAAGCTAATATTTGTGTTGAAGAGAAAAATTGATGTTGATTCACATTCCTTTCAGATGCAATAAGGTATTATTCTCCAACCAGTTTATTTTAAAGCTCATTCTTCTCTCGACTAAATCCTGATGAGTCCAATCTTTGTTGATTTGGTTGCTCCTTTTAAACCCTAtaatcttgattttactaattgaagCCAGCAGCAGTTCGCTGTAATTCCAGGTCACTTTATTCTTCCACATGGGGAAGAAGGCCATGATATCAAAAGAATAGTCACCAGAATCAATAAGAACAATTCACAAACCCAAAAAGTCCGCCCAAGATTTACATGATAGTTCGATTCCCTTTATCTATATCCATAAAGAAAAGTCCAGATTATTCATGTGAGAAAAATAAACTACAATGAAGAGAAATCTCTTAAAGTATCCTAAATCCAAGTCCGAAACATCTCAAGTAAAACCTAACTGATAAAAATTTAGACTTGGGACATGAGGAACATTGAGATACTAACTACATGTCTATTTAATTGGTTTCTGTCCCTCTGGCTCCTGCTTCCATAGTGGCAAAAACATACCAATTTGTGACAAGATCATTTTCTGGACCATAGTAGAATTGTAACCAAGTGGCAATTTTTGAAGTCACGAAGACGAACATTTCGGCCTCCAGGTTGTTGCTAACCCTCATGGACCATATGAAGCTGGTTGATTCCTAATCCAGAAGACATTTTTGATTGAGCGTGCTGCAGAATACTACCAGTGCAATTAAATGCAGTGGCTCTACCATTCTCAGACTTTCTCTCAGTTCCTTGCAATCATTTGCAAGGAATGCAATTGAAGGAATCATCCTGTAAGGAGAATTTTGAGAAGTCACCTTCTGTAAGATACACCATCTGGTTAATTAACTGAATGACACTCATGAATTTCTTTCAGCAACTGGATGCACAAATCTTGCTATTTAATCTGTTCAACAGCGAACCTCTCCGTTTCATCTCAAGGCCTGTGAAATAGAACAGATGGCAGTGAGGGGTGATAAAGAGAAATAAAAGGTTTTGTAAACCACAAAAGCAGCAACAAGAACTAAATCCTGAAAACAGTGTGATAGAAGAGGCATTTTTCTTATTATACCATAATGTTTCATCCAGAGCATATTAGAATTAGATGATATTACAAAACAGTAAGTCTTGCATAAATCAGAGAGCAACGGAAGCTAAATACCACAGGGGCTATGGAAATTGAAGGACCTTGAACCTGATCCTATTAATTAGGCATCCAAAATAGGTTAAAAATACATGTGGTATGAGTCTATGAGATGACTTGGAAAAAGATACCTACTCTTTGGAGATAAATTGCCAAGTAGACAATCGAGTGGTATCATAAGCAGCAGAAGTACAAATATCCATGTGCAGTAACAAGTGCAAGGCAGACACAAATGGTTGCATAGACACGTACAAGCTAATCATAAAAAAAGATTTTGGGTActcgattatgaaattatttcaaaataataACTCGATCCTTCTAGTATTGGTGGAAttacatatcaatatctatatctataCACTAGAAACTGTGGTGGTGGTAGTGACAAAAGAAATTGACGAGCAATTATGCTTGATACAAATGCACAACATATACCTCAACAGAGATGCAAAACTAACATCATCAGTATCATAAAAGAAGCGAACAGAGACCATTTTATAAACTAGTACATGAAAGTTATAGTCCAACAAAGACATTCATCTCGCATCTAATGCAACTCGTGTAATTTATGTGTGGTCATCTTTTTCTTGGAAGAATATTCTTATCTTAAAGTTCATGCACTTCAAGTCCAAACATCATTTCCAAagccaagactttgctaaagagtCACCTAGTTTTTAAGATTAATAACATAGGATGAAGGTTTACATATTGTAAATTTGTAACATAACACCTTTCAGCATAAGATAACCTAATTTATTAAACAAGAATCTATTGCTTGTAAATGCTCCAAGAACCTCTCATAAATTCAAAAGCACATCTGATCCATATATTTGCATGTAAATTGTCTTAAACTGTTGCCCGTACCTATTATATGTGTGAATTTAAGAATTAGTTACTTAAAGAGACACTTTACacagaaaataacatgaatgtgtCCCTTCATGTAAATGATCAAGATTGTGGTAGGTGAAAGGCTAAACGTATTAGTTAAACAAAGCAATTCTTGAACTGCTCAACATTGGCCCACATGGCATCAATTTAGTCATACTCATTGCAATAAGACATACTTTCATGAATTGCCTAAATATATAGCACCTTAAATTGCAGAACTAACTTTGAAAAGGACATGGTGCAGCTTCTCAATTTCATATAACAAGATTCAACTACTCAATTTTATAACCAAAGAATCATTGTCATGAAGAATATTATGAAAGTACTGCCTACTTGAAGTACTTAAGTAAAAAATCTCACTTTTAAAAAATGCATTTTGTGGATCTTTGAATCATGTggtatcaagaaagagaaatgcTAGATACCATGACTTAGTGCCTGACTTAGGAATGAGCTGTGAATGTGGCATGCAACCATGCACCCAGTGGCGAGAGGCAGCAGGATCAGGGACAATGTGCTTTAGATGCAGCGACATCTACTACTTGTGCCTTCCGCCAGGTAATGAATCCTAGAATGCTACATTCTTAATCCGGAAAATAGTCATGCAATTTTTCAATAATTCTTCCTTGTTTTTAAAAATGATCTATTGGAGGTCTATTTCAATCAATGGATGGTGAGATGACTATGAACCCTTATCTGCATTTCAATAGAACCCAATTGTATGACCATAAGTAGTGAACCAGCCTCAGTTGGCTACCAACAAAAGTATTTATAGGTTGCAGTTGCACTAGGTCTCTTTGAAGTGATACAACCCCACCATGCTGGTAAGATATTTCTCCCGATCATTGAATAAGAATTATGGTAAAAGATTCTTGACAACATGCTACACATCAGACCCTGTCAAACAACTCTGTCAAGAAGAGAGACCTATTTGATCCAATTACCTGAAGTAACTAAAAACCTGTTCCTGACCATTCAGGTCACCTGAATAACCATGTTAACTCAAGCTACGAGTTAAGgatcatgataatgatttatataaGGAACAACAATTTCAACTCACCTTAATGTGCCCATAAAGCTACAAACAGACGACCTTAGCTAAGCAGATTATATCAGCATTATCTACTTAACTCAGGCCAAACTTGCAAGCATTGGAAAATGAAAGAAGCCTACTGGAGAATTTTCACAATTGCCACCTTGAGAGTGTAAAACGAGTCTAATAATATATTTGACcaacaaaaaataacaaataaaaagaaaccaACAAGAAATCATACAGGAAAATGATTCTTCCACCATCATATCACAGAATGAACTTtccatttttaattaaaaaattgctTGTGTGACAAACTGAAAGATTCTTATGTGGGCAGACTTTATGGGGCAGCTACAACattttaataaaactcaagtaagatgcataatacaagattttttaattttaaaatattgcaCATCTGTGACCATTTTTCAGCAGAAGTGATCTCATGTAAGATGCTTTTCTCATTTTTTATCACTTTTTGCCAAAAATTCTTCTTTACTCTTGCTGCATGATATATTGACATGTATGCATAAGTATAAGCTGTCCggtttttatttttctacttgagTCTGAAGTTTCCTGTGCTTCTTGAGGAAGTCATGGATCTTGTGACATGGAAACCACACTTGATTCCATTCGTATCATGATCCAAGCTCAACTGACAATATTTTGTGATGAGAATCTTGCATTGACTCACCAAATTAGTAGATTGTGACAAATAACCTATTAACACAAATTTAGAGTAGATGAAATTATTTGCCCTATTCACAGACTCAAACTGATATGTTGAATGTTTAAAGGGACCACAAAACAAAGAATACATTAATGAAGTATACTACTCCCTATTTGCTCCTAAGTTGCTGAAACAAAGAAAACATTGCAGATCTTCCGAGAATAATCAGAAGTCAAGAACAACAAATTTCAAAATTTATCCATGGGACTAGAATGTAAAAAAAAATCAGTCAGTAATGAAAGTAACAACAAGAAAGATTTACTTCCATTAACCTGTTGTGCCAAGTAACaaatttttaaatgaaaaatacAAATAATTCATGAGAAAGTTCATTATAACTAGCAGTAACCTGAAATTCAACCATCTGGCGTTCTCACAATCAGATGATTCTGACACTGAACCCAAAGAGCCCAAGCCTCAGCAGCCAATCCAGGATGATTTCTGCTGTCcagttataaattaaataaataggtTGAAAAGAAACCATGGTCTTCTAACCAACGTGTGACATCAACATTTTCCAAATCTTCATTGGCTTGTTACCTACTTTGATACAATATGCcttgaaaatttttaatttcaTTAATTGAATATGAAGGTATTCTTGCCTTAACCAACTTCATGATTTCCCTGGCATTTCGGTCTTTTGAGGTACTCATAAGGCCTTTTAGCAGCTTATCAATGGTGCCAACACTTGGAAACCAATTCTTTTTCATGCTATCCTTACACAACCTGAATGCCAAATCAAAGTTCCGTCCTTCACAGAGGTAATGAACCATGGTTTGATAAATTTTACTGTTTGGTTTGCATCCTCTTCCATGCATAGCATAGAAAACCCGCTTGGCCATCTCAAGCTCACCAATCATGCAAAAACCTTTGATGATCAAGTTATATGTCATTTCATCTGGTTGTATACCAGCATTACACATTAAGTGTGTTAAGTCATTGCCTTTCCAAGCCCTCCTTCGGTTGATCAAGAACTGTATTCTAACATTAAAAGTAGCTAAATTAGGTGAACAACCCCGAAGCACCATGAGATTCCATAACCCATCACCAATCTCACGACGTCCATGCTTGTAGAATGCAGACATCAGCGTCGTGTATGTGACAACATCTGGTTTCAGCCCAGCCTTCTCCATCTCCACCATTACCAAGTAAGCAGAATCCAAACGACCCATTTCACACATTGACTTGATGACAATATTATATGAAATCTCATCGAGCACAATCCCATACTTGTTAGCACACTGAATGAAAAACGTATGGACATCGTCAAATCTGCGGGCTTGTGACAGGACCTGAAGTGTGGCATTGAATGATTTGACGGTGCGGGGGCATCCAAATAGATGCATTTGATGGAATGTCTGCAAGGCGTGATCAGGCATACCAGCTTTCCCATATAG
Above is a genomic segment from Musa acuminata AAA Group cultivar baxijiao chromosome BXJ3-4, Cavendish_Baxijiao_AAA, whole genome shotgun sequence containing:
- the LOC135636842 gene encoding pentatricopeptide repeat-containing protein At1g80150, mitochondrial-like, giving the protein MLSVHTIRRICAAIDAFSVTFIAATLSRSRKKTDLSVLANESNNPENFPTIAACKAAVLNKHHKLKPQVEIESSSTNTVSDPLPISEPAIVKLKAEKDPEKLFHLFKSNAHNRLVVENRFAFEDTVSRLAGARRYDLIEHLLEHQKTLPQGLREGFNVRIIMLYGKAGMPDHALQTFHQMHLFGCPRTVKSFNATLQVLSQARRFDDVHTFFIQCANKYGIVLDEISYNIVIKSMCEMGRLDSAYLVMVEMEKAGLKPDVVTYTTLMSAFYKHGRREIGDGLWNLMVLRGCSPNLATFNVRIQFLINRRRAWKGNDLTHLMCNAGIQPDEMTYNLIIKGFCMIGELEMAKRVFYAMHGRGCKPNSKIYQTMVHYLCEGRNFDLAFRLCKDSMKKNWFPSVGTIDKLLKGLMSTSKDRNAREIMKLVKARIPSYSINEIKNFQGILYQSR